In Phyllopteryx taeniolatus isolate TA_2022b chromosome 1, UOR_Ptae_1.2, whole genome shotgun sequence, the following proteins share a genomic window:
- the prox1a gene encoding prospero homeobox protein 1a isoform X2 — protein sequence MPDHDSAALLTRQTKRRRVDIGVKRTAGSVTGILLDRMNQSHSPDQDRDCSLVGRGHSGSNGTGEKSNVLRKLLKRANSYEDAMMPFTGATIISQLLKNNMVKNGASDSGFQGSGALSSGGSEIQAEDACSNSSSQDRDSPSNCLSPGPLPSAPPSFGRPLPPSNLNSHTQPLSFSTFDLDRLSDEHLQAKRARVENIIRGMSHSPLVRPSTDDHSQESNRDNNNGHRGDGNSHGHRRSDCASSLLSSPGSRAGGVSAGEVYRENKRKQRLPQQQHGFTQLVCSRQQQRQEERRQLKLQLEDMQKQLRQLQEKFYQIYDSETDEEEENREGGRLDGGGERDEDGNLSEDSIRSDGLEERHRDRGRRRHDDLSELDPGLFLDRARALLRQQALMDREIEEDVVGRLEEDDEERNGERRMKRQGGRQLAETLKQELNCAVSQVVDTVVKGFSLPKQAVSHHHGCHSTPAAPSSSSNSSSSGPLPFGPLPSLTPDPRFGGGAFALNLHSDGSPTSIYHSSNPRLHCFGDIIVPSPLDSFNGLNGRLSGVPTSNDQTEALPLVVRKSGGSSGGGGEENGNPALPPPPPPSHHPPLHPSPLAATLGFSPPSFRHPFPLPLMGYPFHSPLESHGGGTGYNPRPKDHHHVHSSPDSMDMTRETVSLRTKMATLGGGHLGHHHNRQSSPSQHGPEGLSLSLIKSECGDLADMADISPYSSSTTQEGLSPNHLKKAKLMFFYTRYPSSNMLKIFFSDVKAAMCFVAKRAYGSFVDPGRRIQMSVHVHARTQAHTHTHTHKHTAAALWLISAMTTSFRQCHILVGCHGNKGRRDMGLLGKHKVTKLTCCSCVCD from the exons ATGCCTGATCATGACAGCGCCGCGCTCCTAACCAGACAGACCAAGCGCCGACGAGTTGACATCGGTGTGAAACGGACCGCGGGCAGTGTCACGGGGATCCTACTCGACCGCATGAACCAATCGCATAGCCCTGATCAGGACAGAGATTGTTCGCTAGTTGGTCGAGGCCACAGCGGTAGCAACGGTACTGGGGAGAAATCCAATGTTTTGAGAAAGTTACTGAAAAGGGCCAACTCGTACGAGGATGCCATGATGCCCTTTACCGGGGCAACCATCATCTCACAGCTCCTAAAGAACAATATGGTGAAGAATGGGGCGAGTGACTCCGGCTTCCAG ggaaGTGGCGCTCTGTCCAGTGGCGGCTCAGAGATCCAGGCTGAGGATGCTTGCAGCAATTCCTCCTCCCAGGACCGGGACAGCCCGTCTAACTGCCTTTCGCCTGGACCTCTCCCTTCGGCCCCACCGTCATTCGGACGACCGCTACCTCCTTCCAACCTCAATTCGCACACTCAGCCGCTGTCCTTCTCCACATTTGACTTAGACAGGCTGTCGGACGAGCACCTTCAGGCGAAGCGGGCTCGGGTGGAAAATATCATCCGTGGTATGAGTCACTCCCCGCTGGTCCGGCCCAGCACTGACGATCACAGCCAGGAAAGCAACCGCGACAACAATAACGGGCATAGAGGCGATGGCAATAGTCACGGCCACAGGCGAAGCGATTGCGCCTCTTCCCTCCTCAGCTCTCCCGGTTCGCGGGCAGGAGGGGTCAGTGCTGGCGAAGTGTACCGGGAGAACAAGAGGAAGCAGCGCCTGCCTCAGCAGCAGCACGGCTTCACGCAGCTGGTGTGTTCCaggcagcagcagcggcaggAGGAGAGGCGACAGCTCAAACTGCAGCTGGAAGACATGCAG AAGCAACTGCGCCAACTCCAAGAGAAGTTCTACCAGATCTACGATTCCGAGacagacgaggaggaggagaaccGCGAGGGTGGCAGGTTGGACGGAGGCGGCGAGAGGGACGAGGACGGTAACCTGTCTGAGGACAGTATTCGCTCTGATGGCCTAGAGGAGAGGCACAGGGACAGAGGGCGCCGCCGCCATGATGACCTCTCAGAGCTGGACCCGGGCTTGTTCCTCGACCGGGCCCGAGCCCTACTGCGACAACAGGCCTTGATGGATCGAGAAATTGAGGAGGATGTGGTGGGGAGGCTggaggaggatgatgaagagAGGAATGgggagaggaggatgaagaggcaAGGGGGGAGGCAGTTAGCGGAGACACTGAAGCAGGAGCTCAATTGCGCCGTCTCGCAGGTTGTTGACACAGTCGTTAAAGGCTTCTCATTGCCCAAGCAGGCCGTCAGCCACCATCACGGCTGCCACAGCACGCCAGCTgccccttcctcttcttccaaCTCATCCTCTTCTGGTCCCCTGCCTTTTGGCCCACTTCCTTCCCTCACCCCGGACCCTCGTTTTGGCGGTGGTGCCTTTGCCCTCAATCTTCACAGTGACGGCAGCCCCACTTCCATCTACCACTCCTCCAATCCGAGGCTGCACTGCTTCGGCGACATAATAGTGCCGAGCCCATTGGACTCGTTCAACGGTCTGAACGGAAGGCTAAGCGGCGTGCCGACATCCAACGATCAAACAGAGGCACTGCCGCTGGTGGTGCGCAAGAGTGGTGGTAGCAGCGGCGGCGGAGGCGAAGAGAATGGCAACCCAGCtctacctcctcctcctccaccttccCACCATCCCCCACTCCACCCCTCCCCTCTCGCAGCCACTCTTGGGTTCAGCCCTCCATCCTTTCGCCACCCTTTCCCTCTCCCGCTCATGGGCTACCCCTTTCACAGCCCCCTCGAATCGCACGGTGGTGGGACAGGGTATAACCCTAGGCCCAAGGACCACCACCACGTTCACTCCTCCCCAGATTCCATGGACATGACCCGTGAAACTGTAAGCCTGAGAACCAAAATGGCTACCCTTGGAGGAGGGCATCTGGGTCACCACCATAACAGGCAGAGCTCGCCGAGTCAACACGGGCCCGAAGGTTTGTCGCTGTCTCTCATCAAGTCTGAATGTGGCGACCTGGCAGATATGGCAGACATCTCACCGTACTCAAGCAGCACT ACCCAAGAGGGTTTGTCCCCCAACCACCTGAAGAAGGCCAAGCTCATGTTCTTCTACACTCGCTATCCTTCCTCCAACATGCTTAAAATCTTCTTCTCTGATGTCAAG GCTGCGATGTGTTTTGTTGCAAAAAGAGCATACGGCTCCTTCGTTGATCCGGGACGTCGCATTCAAATGAGTGTGcatgtgcacgcacgcacgcaagcacacacacacacacacacacacaaacacacagcagcTGCCCTGTGGCTCATATCTGCCATGACCACTTCCTTCAGGCAGTGCCACATCCTCGTTGGCTGCCATGGTAACAAGGGTCGCCGGGACATGGGGTTGCTAGGCAAACACAAGGTTACTAAGCTCACCTGCTGCTCGTGTGTGTGCGACTGA
- the prox1a gene encoding prospero homeobox protein 1a isoform X1, which yields MPDHDSAALLTRQTKRRRVDIGVKRTAGSVTGILLDRMNQSHSPDQDRDCSLVGRGHSGSNGTGEKSNVLRKLLKRANSYEDAMMPFTGATIISQLLKNNMVKNGASDSGFQGSGALSSGGSEIQAEDACSNSSSQDRDSPSNCLSPGPLPSAPPSFGRPLPPSNLNSHTQPLSFSTFDLDRLSDEHLQAKRARVENIIRGMSHSPLVRPSTDDHSQESNRDNNNGHRGDGNSHGHRRSDCASSLLSSPGSRAGGVSAGEVYRENKRKQRLPQQQHGFTQLVCSRQQQRQEERRQLKLQLEDMQKQLRQLQEKFYQIYDSETDEEEENREGGRLDGGGERDEDGNLSEDSIRSDGLEERHRDRGRRRHDDLSELDPGLFLDRARALLRQQALMDREIEEDVVGRLEEDDEERNGERRMKRQGGRQLAETLKQELNCAVSQVVDTVVKGFSLPKQAVSHHHGCHSTPAAPSSSSNSSSSGPLPFGPLPSLTPDPRFGGGAFALNLHSDGSPTSIYHSSNPRLHCFGDIIVPSPLDSFNGLNGRLSGVPTSNDQTEALPLVVRKSGGSSGGGGEENGNPALPPPPPPSHHPPLHPSPLAATLGFSPPSFRHPFPLPLMGYPFHSPLESHGGGTGYNPRPKDHHHVHSSPDSMDMTRETVSLRTKMATLGGGHLGHHHNRQSSPSQHGPEGLSLSLIKSECGDLADMADISPYSSSTTQEGLSPNHLKKAKLMFFYTRYPSSNMLKIFFSDVKFNRCITSQLIKWFSNFREFYYIQMEKYARQAINEGVTAVEDLAVGRDSEIFRALNMHYNKANDFEVPDRFLEVAQVTLREFFNAIVAGKDADPSWKKAIYKVICKLDSEVPETFKSPNCLQELLHD from the exons ATGCCTGATCATGACAGCGCCGCGCTCCTAACCAGACAGACCAAGCGCCGACGAGTTGACATCGGTGTGAAACGGACCGCGGGCAGTGTCACGGGGATCCTACTCGACCGCATGAACCAATCGCATAGCCCTGATCAGGACAGAGATTGTTCGCTAGTTGGTCGAGGCCACAGCGGTAGCAACGGTACTGGGGAGAAATCCAATGTTTTGAGAAAGTTACTGAAAAGGGCCAACTCGTACGAGGATGCCATGATGCCCTTTACCGGGGCAACCATCATCTCACAGCTCCTAAAGAACAATATGGTGAAGAATGGGGCGAGTGACTCCGGCTTCCAG ggaaGTGGCGCTCTGTCCAGTGGCGGCTCAGAGATCCAGGCTGAGGATGCTTGCAGCAATTCCTCCTCCCAGGACCGGGACAGCCCGTCTAACTGCCTTTCGCCTGGACCTCTCCCTTCGGCCCCACCGTCATTCGGACGACCGCTACCTCCTTCCAACCTCAATTCGCACACTCAGCCGCTGTCCTTCTCCACATTTGACTTAGACAGGCTGTCGGACGAGCACCTTCAGGCGAAGCGGGCTCGGGTGGAAAATATCATCCGTGGTATGAGTCACTCCCCGCTGGTCCGGCCCAGCACTGACGATCACAGCCAGGAAAGCAACCGCGACAACAATAACGGGCATAGAGGCGATGGCAATAGTCACGGCCACAGGCGAAGCGATTGCGCCTCTTCCCTCCTCAGCTCTCCCGGTTCGCGGGCAGGAGGGGTCAGTGCTGGCGAAGTGTACCGGGAGAACAAGAGGAAGCAGCGCCTGCCTCAGCAGCAGCACGGCTTCACGCAGCTGGTGTGTTCCaggcagcagcagcggcaggAGGAGAGGCGACAGCTCAAACTGCAGCTGGAAGACATGCAG AAGCAACTGCGCCAACTCCAAGAGAAGTTCTACCAGATCTACGATTCCGAGacagacgaggaggaggagaaccGCGAGGGTGGCAGGTTGGACGGAGGCGGCGAGAGGGACGAGGACGGTAACCTGTCTGAGGACAGTATTCGCTCTGATGGCCTAGAGGAGAGGCACAGGGACAGAGGGCGCCGCCGCCATGATGACCTCTCAGAGCTGGACCCGGGCTTGTTCCTCGACCGGGCCCGAGCCCTACTGCGACAACAGGCCTTGATGGATCGAGAAATTGAGGAGGATGTGGTGGGGAGGCTggaggaggatgatgaagagAGGAATGgggagaggaggatgaagaggcaAGGGGGGAGGCAGTTAGCGGAGACACTGAAGCAGGAGCTCAATTGCGCCGTCTCGCAGGTTGTTGACACAGTCGTTAAAGGCTTCTCATTGCCCAAGCAGGCCGTCAGCCACCATCACGGCTGCCACAGCACGCCAGCTgccccttcctcttcttccaaCTCATCCTCTTCTGGTCCCCTGCCTTTTGGCCCACTTCCTTCCCTCACCCCGGACCCTCGTTTTGGCGGTGGTGCCTTTGCCCTCAATCTTCACAGTGACGGCAGCCCCACTTCCATCTACCACTCCTCCAATCCGAGGCTGCACTGCTTCGGCGACATAATAGTGCCGAGCCCATTGGACTCGTTCAACGGTCTGAACGGAAGGCTAAGCGGCGTGCCGACATCCAACGATCAAACAGAGGCACTGCCGCTGGTGGTGCGCAAGAGTGGTGGTAGCAGCGGCGGCGGAGGCGAAGAGAATGGCAACCCAGCtctacctcctcctcctccaccttccCACCATCCCCCACTCCACCCCTCCCCTCTCGCAGCCACTCTTGGGTTCAGCCCTCCATCCTTTCGCCACCCTTTCCCTCTCCCGCTCATGGGCTACCCCTTTCACAGCCCCCTCGAATCGCACGGTGGTGGGACAGGGTATAACCCTAGGCCCAAGGACCACCACCACGTTCACTCCTCCCCAGATTCCATGGACATGACCCGTGAAACTGTAAGCCTGAGAACCAAAATGGCTACCCTTGGAGGAGGGCATCTGGGTCACCACCATAACAGGCAGAGCTCGCCGAGTCAACACGGGCCCGAAGGTTTGTCGCTGTCTCTCATCAAGTCTGAATGTGGCGACCTGGCAGATATGGCAGACATCTCACCGTACTCAAGCAGCACT ACCCAAGAGGGTTTGTCCCCCAACCACCTGAAGAAGGCCAAGCTCATGTTCTTCTACACTCGCTATCCTTCCTCCAACATGCTTAAAATCTTCTTCTCTGATGTCAAG TTCAACCGCTGCATCACCTCCCAGCTGATCAAGTGGTTCAGCAATTTCAGAGAGTTCTACTACATCCAGATGGAGAAGTATGCCCGGCAGGCCATCAACGAGGGTGTGACTGCTGTCGAGGATCTAGCGGTCGGCCGCGACTCTGAAATCTTCCGGGCGCTCAACATGCACTACAACAAAGCCAATGACTTTGAG